In the genome of Lathyrus oleraceus cultivar Zhongwan6 chromosome 4, CAAS_Psat_ZW6_1.0, whole genome shotgun sequence, the window CCGAGAGGAAGAACATCTATAATTACAAGTTCATGGAACCTCAGTTGGCTGTCTTGAGAGGACTTGGGGCACGTTTAGATCTGGGGCACAAGGATGATTTCAAGGAGGCTTATGGCAACCTTTTGGGCATTCTGAACACCGAAGTCAACATCACTGATGTGCACACTCTGGTGCAATTCTACGATCCCCCACTGAGATGCTTTACTTTCCAAGATTACCAGCTGGAACCCACATTGGAAGAGTATTCACATATTCGGGGTATTAGGATCAAGAATCAAGTTCCCTACGTTCGCACTAAGGAACTTCCTAAATATCAAGACCTTGTTGAAGCTTTGCACATAGGAAATAAGGAAGTAGAACTGAACTTGAAGCCTAAGGGTGGAATTCATAGCTTCATCTCCAAGTTTCTAGTGGACAAAGTTATTGCCTTCGCCGAAGCTAGGAGTTGGACGACCTTCAACGCCAATCTAGCTATACTTATCTATGGGGTCGTATTGTTTCCGAATATGGAGGAATTCGTAGACTTGGCTGTTATTCATATCTTCCTGACTCagaatcctattcctactctcTTTGCTGATACTTACTACTTCATCCATGTAAGGACTAAGAAGAAGAAAGGGACCATCGTCTGTTGTACCCCTTTGCTGTATAGATGGTTTATTTCGCATCTACCTTGTAAAGGCCCTTTTGTTAAGAACAAAGACAACTTGAAGTGGTCCCAGAGAATCATGTCCTTGAACGCCGAATACATTTATTGGTATTCTTAACTTTTTGACGGTGTCAAGCTTATCCTCAACTGTGGGGATTTTTCTAATGTATCTCTTCTTGTTACaaaaggaggaatcaactacaacccgagGTTAGCACTACGGAAACTGGGATACCCTATGGTGGACAAGCCTGATCTCAAGAGTGTAGAAGGTTTTTGTTTTATATGAAGGGGTCGAAGAGCCAAAACTGATCAAGAAGATTGTCAAGGCTTGGGGAGCAATTTTTCCTCAAGGAAAAGCAGAGATGGGTAAGAAGAATTGCATCGCCAAGGAAGCTTACACCAGTTGGGTCAAAGGCAGAGTCAGTGAGGTTTTGTTTCCGTTTCCGCCCAAACCGTCCATGAGTGGAAAGCCTCTTGAACCAGTGAACCATCAAGATTCTGAAGTCGATGAATTGAAAAAGGTTATCAAGACCCTAGAGAAAGAGAATGCTGATCTCAAATCTAGACTTGGTAAGATCTCTTTGGAGAAAGAAACCTTGAAATTTAATCTGAATCAGAAGAGAGATAGAGTTTGTCAAGTAGATGATGAGGTGCAAACAGAGGTATTCAAAAGATTCAAAGTGGGTGACATACTCAAAGGGACTTATGCCAGTTTGACAGCTAAAAAGAAGTAGTTAGCCGAAACTCTATACCGAGCTAGCAAAGCGGAACTTGAACACATGGAACAAACCAAGAAACTCCAAAGTCTACTGGAAGCTTGCAAGAAGGAGCTGAAGGATGAGAAAAGCCGCACCAAGCAGCTAGAAGTCACCATTCACCAGAATCAGTATGAGTTGAATCAGAGGCTAGAGGAGATTCAAGAGCTAAAAGAGCAATCGCATAAAAACCTGGAAGACACCAACATACAAGTGAATAGGCATCCTGAAGACCTCCCCAACCGAGAGAAGACAGTTGTGGGCAGTGTTCCAAGCGAACTTGATCACGACTTACCACCTGAATGAAGTGCAATATTGGGAAAATGGAGCGCATGCCTGTCCCCAAAATCTCAGACTTATTATGAAGAGTTGTTATCAAGATGTTTCTAGTTACTGCTATTTAAGTTTGAATTGTAATTCACTAGGCCGAGGTCTGATAGGACCAATGTTGATACTCTTGTAGCCCAGTGGGTAGTTCCTTGATATGTACTTGTATTCCGATATTGAATAAAAGAGTTTATCAGCTATTGGCTTCATAAACTGTCTCTCTTTACGCTTTGTATTTTCCTGTGTTAAATAAACAGACTCACAGATTCCTCGGAATTGTTTTCTTTTACAAAAAAGATAAATACAAAAAATAAATGTACACATTAATCTTTTCACGTACATACATACATCCACGCATTTATTTGTCAAAAGCCGCcagaaaacaaaatgcttacTCTCGCCGTTTTTCCACAGCAACAACGACGACTCGTTATCAATACTACACTCACTCCAACAAGTCAAAAATCATGGCCGAATACGAAGCTGACAATGCTGTTGTTTGCGAGTCCCTTGCCCAGGTTCAAGGAGAAATGAACCTCTTTAGGGGAAACATGGAGACTATCCTGGAGATTCGCCAATCTCAAAGGACCCCTGCCTCTACTGTTGCCAATGTCACCCATGTTGTTGGGGTAACCAATCCTGCTGCTGCTGCTGGAAACACTGGTTTCCCGTGGGGTGTTCCCACTGTCCAAACTACCCTGGTCAATGCTACTGATCCGGAGAACAACCAAGGTCAGGTTCCTGACGACACTCCTGACGCTGAAGATGACTACCGAGGCCCACACCTCAATTTTAAGATTCCCGCTCAGACCGCTCAAGCTGCGAGCGCAAGTCAAGTCCCAGGCTTTCCGTCTGGTTATCCTGGGGCAACCTCCATGCCCATGCTGACATACCTTTCACTATAGCATGTGTAGATAGGGGCATCTCAGGCCCCCAATGCTTAGGCTGGAGGGCAGTATCCTCAGACGATTCATGTTGCTCAAACCGTGCCACCGGGTTTCTCTTCCCCACCTCAGATGTGGTTCACCCCGAATATGCTTGCACTAATTGCTCCAGAAACTTCCCGATCGGCCAGTCAGGTCGCTCCTCCCACTGCTGATCCGGCCATACATGCGGATTATCAGCTCTTGGACGACAGAATAAGGGCCATTGAGGGTTTCTCCACCTTTGGTATAGACGCTCGAGACCTCTGCTTGGTCCCGAACGTAGTACTCCCGCAGAAATTCAAGGTGCCTGACCTTCCGAAGTACAAGGGCCTCAGCTGTCCCCGCAGTCACATCATCATGTACTACCAAAAAATGGCCTCATACATCGATAATGACAACCTCCTGATCCATTGCTTCCAGGATAGCCtgtctggggcttccttggattggtacataGGTCTAGAGCACTCAAAGATCCAGTCATAGAGGGATCTCTCTGAGGAATTATTGAAACAATATAAGTATAACCTTGACATGGCTCCAACAAGGCTTCAACTATAGAATTAGTCACAGAGATCTAATGAAaccttcaaagagtatgctcaacgttGGCGCGAAATGGCGTCTAGAGTCCGACCAACATTATCTGACAACGAATTGGTAGATATCTTCATCGGTACATTACAAGGGTTATATTATGAGAATATGATCGACAGTTCGTCAACAAATTTTGCTGATATGGTAACCATTGGGGAGCGTGTTGAGAACGGGCTGAAATCAGGGAAGATTACAGACACGACCGCACCACAGACAACAAATAAGAGACCGTATGTGGGCTTCGCAAAGAAGAAGGAGAGGCAAGAAAACACTATGACGGTGAGTGCTCGCCCCCGGTATCAATTTTAGATGGCCCCTATGTCGTATTATCCATATCCATACATCGTTGCAGCTCAATATCAGAAACCGACATTCCAGTACCAACCGCAGAAAGGTAATCAAAAATCAACACCCGCTCAGAAAAATCCGAACCAACAATAT includes:
- the LOC127136701 gene encoding uncharacterized protein LOC127136701, which encodes MSFPGIQESSLLTKNSKRSMNPERKNIYNYKFMEPQLAVLRGLGARLDLGHKDDFKEAYGNLLGILNTEVNITDVHTLVQFYDPPLRCFTFQDYQLEPTLEEYSHIRGIRIKNQVPYVRTKELPKYQDLVEALHIGNKEVELNLKPKGGIHSFISKFLVDKVIAFAEARSWTTFNANLAILIYGVVLFPNMEEFVDLAVIHIFLTQNPIPTLFADTYYFIHVRTKKKKGTIVCCTPLLYRWFISHLPCKGPFVKNKDNLKWSQRIMSLNAEYIYWYS